The genomic window ATTTTGGTAAGGTGAAAAGAGATCGATTCCGTTTTGTGAATCCTCTGCTGACAAAATGCAAAAGCTGAAAGATACCATTAATGTTTTAATTAGTTTTGTGCTAATTGCCTTTATTGCTTCTAGTTTGTTTCGTCTAGCAGTCTTTTTTCTGCACACCAACCCCTAAGTTTTTCTGCTAATAATCTTTTTACGACTCCTTTCACTAATTTCACTAAAATGTCTGACGCTTTCTCTCCTGCCATTAGCGATCGAATCTGCGCTCATATGAATGATGATCATGCAGATGCTATTGCCCTCTACGCTCAAGCATTTGGTGGCATTGCTGAAGCCACGACTGCCCGCATGCTAAAAATTGACGCAGAAGGGATGGATTTGGTGGTTCAAGCAAACCAGGCTGAAATGCCCGTACGCATTATTTTTGACCACACCCTCCAAGATGCTGAAGATGCTCACCACACCCTGATTGACATGGTGAAACAGGCAAGACAGCAGCGTAGCCACTAACCCATTGCTCCACTTATGAACGCTATCGCCG from Trichocoleus sp. includes these protein-coding regions:
- a CDS encoding DUF2470 domain-containing protein, with protein sequence MSDAFSPAISDRICAHMNDDHADAIALYAQAFGGIAEATTARMLKIDAEGMDLVVQANQAEMPVRIIFDHTLQDAEDAHHTLIDMVKQARQQRSH